One Hordeum vulgare subsp. vulgare chromosome 4H, MorexV3_pseudomolecules_assembly, whole genome shotgun sequence DNA window includes the following coding sequences:
- the LOC123450108 gene encoding germin-like protein 8-5, protein MASSPTFLLLVALFALISWQAVASDPGPLQDFCVADMHSPVRVNGFVCKNPMDVNADDFFKAAALDKPRVTNKVGSNVTLINVMQIAGLNTLGISIARIDYAPLGQNPPHTHPRATEILTVLEGTLYVGFVTSNLPAPNRNKFLSKVLNKGDVFVFPMGLIHFQFNPNPHQPAVAIAALSSQNPGAITIANAVFGSDPTISDDVLAKAFQVEKNTIDWLQAQFWENNQN, encoded by the exons ATGGCATCCTCCCCTACCTTCCTTCTCCTCGTTGCTCTTTTCGCCTTGATCTCATGGCAGGCTGTTGCCTCCGACCCTGGCCCGCTCCAGGACTTTTGTGTTGCCGACATGCATTCACCAG TGCGTGTCAATGGGTTTGTTTGCAAGAACCCGATGGATGTCAACGCTGATGACTTCTTCAAGGCAGCCGCCCTCGACAAGCCTAGGGTGACCAACAAGGTTGGGTCCAACGTTACCTTGATCAACGTCATGCAGATTGCTGGACTCAACACCCTCGGCATCTCAATTGCACGCATCGACTATGCTCCTTTGGGTCAGAACCCACCACACACGCACCCTCGTGCCACTGAGATCCTCACGGTACTCGAGGGGACACTGTATGTCGGATTTGTCACGTCCAACCTGCCCGCCCCCAACAGAAACAAGTTCCTCTCCAAGGTGCTCAACAAAGGTGATGTGTTTGTCTTCCCCATGGGGCTCATTCACTTTCAGTTCAACCCCAACCCCCACCAGCCCGCCGTTGCCATTGCCGCGCTCAGCAGCCAGAACCCAGGGGCTATCACAATTGCCAATGCTGTTTTTGGGTCAGACCCAACAATATCAGATGATGTTCTTGCCAAGGCGTTTCAGGTGGAAAAGAATACAATAGATTGGCTCCAGGCTCAGTTCTGGGAGAACAACCAAAACTAA